In the genome of Pusillimonas sp. T7-7, the window GACAGACTCCTTGCGTAAATGTGATGCTTGCTCGACAGCGCTTAGTTTAAATCTTATTCGTGTTCCTGTATCTTAATTTATGAATCGACAGCGTGCTCTTTTTGCGATTCATATCGCCGCCGTGTTATTTGGGCTTACGGGCATATTCGGTGAGCTGATCCAGGCCGATGCCATGGTCATCACAGCCGGCCGAGCCAGCTTTGCCGTTATTGCGCTGCTCGCCTTTATCCGTTATCAGGGCGCTTCGCCCATCCGGGGCATCAAGCCGCGCGACCTGGTCACCCTGGCCATAGCCGGCGCCATGCTGGCTGTGCACTGGGTCACCTTTTTCATCGCCGTCAAGATTGGCGGGGTGGCTATCGCCACGCTGGGCTTTGCCAGTTTTCCCGCCTTTATTACTTTGGGCGAGTATTTTTTCCTGAAAGAAAGGATCAGCGTCAGCGAATGGCTGATCCTGCTGCTGGTCACCCTGGGCCTGGTACTGGTCACCCCATCCTTCAATTTTCAGGACGATGCAACCATAGGGCTGCTTTGGGCTGTGCTCTCGGGGTTTTCCTTCGCCCTGTTTACGCTGATCAACAGACGCGCGGCCACCCATATTCCCGCGCAACAGGTGGCCTGCTGGGAAAATCTGTTCGTGGCCCTGCTGACCCTGCCTTTTTCCGTACCGGCCATCAGCCAGTTGGGGGCCATGGATTGGGTCTGGCTGGCATTGCTGGGCGTGATGTGCACGGCGCTGTCACATTTCCTGCTGGTAGCCAGCCTGATGGTCCTGAATGCGCGCAGCGCGGGCATTGTGATTGCGCTGGAACCCGTCTATGCCATTGCTTTTGCGGCGGTGTTGTTTGCCCAATACCCAAGCATGCGGGCCATACTCGGCGGCGCCTTGATGGTAGGCGCCATTATCTGGTCGGGCCTGCGCAAGGCTGAAAAAAAGCCGGCCTGAGCCGACTTCTGTGTTTGCCTTAAGGCGGCAGGCATCAGCCTTTCGCCACCTGCTCGGCCACAGCCTGGCCCACTTCTTGCGTGCTGGCGGAGCCACCCATATCTCGAGTGCGCGGGCCGTGCTCCAGCACGACCTCAATGGCCTTGACAACATCAGCCGAAGCTTGCGGATAACCCAGGAAATCCAGCATCAGCGCGCCGCTCCAGATTTGACCGATAGGGTTGGCGATGCCCTTGCCTGCGATATCGGGCGCCGAGCCATGCACGGGTTCGAATAGCGAGGGAAATTTACGCTCTGGATTCAGGTTGGCCGAAGGCGCAATACCTATGGTGCCCGTACAAGCCGGCCCCAGGTCGGACAAAATATCGCCAAACAGATTGGACGCCACGACCACATCGAAATAATCGGGACGCTGCACAAAGTGTGCGCACAAAATATCAATATGGAATTTGTCCCAGCGCACATCAGGGTATTGCTTGCCGATCTCGGCCACCCGGTCATCCCACCAGGGCATGGAGATGGAAATGCCATTGGATTTGGTGGCTGCGGTCAGGTGCTTGCCACGCTTTTGCGCCAGTTCGTAGGCGAATTTCAGGACACGCTCGGCGCCGATACGGGTGTATACGCTTTCCTGGATGACGATCTCGCGCTGAGTCCCCTCGAACAGAATGCCGCCGCTATTGGAATATTCACCTTCGGTATTTTCACGCACAATGAAAAAATCGATGTCGCCGGGCTTGCGATCGGCCAGCGGGCTTTTCACACCAGGCATCAGACGCACGGGGCGCAAATTGATGTATTGATCGAATTCGCGGCGGAATTTGAACAGAGACTCCCACAGCACGACATGGTCAGGAGCGATATCGGGCCAGCCGATGGCGCCAAAGAAAATCGCCTCATGCCCGCCTATGCGGGTTTTCCAGTCTTCGGGCATCATGCGGCCATGCTTGGCGTAATAGTCTGAACTCCAGTCCAGCTGATCGTACTCAAGCTTGATGCCATGGCGCGCCGACACGGCATCAAGCACACGCAGCCCTTCGGGCATGACTTCCTTACCAATACCATCGCCCGCGATGACTGCAATTTTATGAGCGTCGGACATGAGTTCTCCTGTTTCCTGTCGTTAAATTATTCAATATCGAGCACAGATCAAGCGCTCAACGGCGGCGGCTGCCTATCAGCGACCCCAGGACGCCACGCAGCAGCTGTGTAGCAGTACTGCGCACCGCGCTTTTCACGGCCGACTGTACCACCCCCTCGCGCCGGCCACCACGCGGCCCTGTAGAGCCAAAAAGAAAGTCGCTGACTTCGCCCATCAGGCCGGAGTCCTCTTCTTCCTTCTGAGCGGGCTTGGCCTTGCCCTTGGTGTCAGCCTGCGGCGCCTCTGCCTCTGTACCATCGGTGGCGTCAACGGCTTCCTCTACTGCTTTGCTGGCGCGCTTTTCCAGTATTTCGTAGGCGGATTCGCGGTCGATCATCTTGTCGTATTTGCCGCCAAGCAAGGAGGCGGATCGTATCGCCTGGCGTTCGGCCTCGGTGGCAGGCCCGATTCGGCTGCCCGGAGCCATCATCCAGACTCGCTCGGTAACGGTGGGCCTGCCCTTGGCATCGAGCATGGAAACCAGCGCTTCTCCGACTCCCAGCTCGGTGATGGCCGCCTCGATATCGAGGCCAGGATTGGGGCGCATGGTTTCCGCCGCCGTCTTGACCGCTTTCTGGTCGCGAGGCGTGAAAGCCCGCAAGGCGTGCTGGACACGATTGCCCAACTGGCCCAATACGGTATCGGGAATGTCCAGCGGGTTCTGGGTGACGAAATAAACGCCCACCCCTTTGGAGCGCACCAACCTGACGACCTGCTCGATTTTTTCAAGCAGCGCCTTGGGTGCATCGTTGAACAACAAATGCGCTTCATCAAAAAAGAAAACAAACTTGGGTTTTTCAGGATCGCCCACTTCAGGCAGGCCTTCGTACAGATCGGCCAGCATCCACAGCAGGAACACGGCGTAAAGGCGCGGCGCCTGCATGAGTTTGTTTGCCGCCAGAATATTGACTATGCCCTGCCCTTTTTCATTGGTTCGTATCCAATCGAAGATATCGAGCATGGGCTCGCCAAAGAACTGGTCGGCCCCCTGCGATTCCAGGCGCAGCAAGCTACGCTGTATGGCGCCTATGGACGCCGACGAAACATTGCCATAGCGCGTACGCAGCTCGGCCGAGCGGTCGGCCACGTTCTGCAGCATGGCACGCAAGTCTTTCATGTCGAGCAAAAGCTGGCCTTCGTCGTCGGCGACCTTGAAAACCAGGCTCAGCACGCCTTCTTGCGTGTCGTTCAATTCCAGCATACGGGCCAGCAGCAAAGGCCCCATGTCAGACACCGTGGCACGAACCGGATGCCCCTGTTCGCCGAAAATATCCCAGAACACGACAGGGCTGCCGCCCCACATCGGCTCGGGCAGCCCAAGATTGTTCAAACGCTCTTGCAACTTGGGGCTGGGTGTGGCCGCCTGCGAAATGCCGCTCAGATCGCCCTTGACGTCGGCCATGAATACGGGCGTGCCCATACGCGAGAACGACTCGGCAAGCACTTGCAGCGTAACAGTCTTGCCAGTGCCGGTGGCTCCGGTAATGCAACCATGTCGGTTGGCAAGCTGTGGCAGCAAGCTGGATTGCACCTTGTCATTTTTTGCAATAACGATGGGTTCGGCCATTTTTATCATTCCGCAAGAAGCTAAAGAAAAGAAGCCCAAGTGTAATTCGATGCCTTCCTGACTGCACGCGTTAAAATAGAGCGTCTTAGGGAGCCCTAAGCCTTGTTCAGGCATCCGGGGCCACCAGTTTCACCTTCTTTACTCGGAATTATCAATACTTTTATGGCCGGACATAGTAAATGGGCGAATATCCAGCACCGAAAGGGTCGCCAAGATGCCAAGCGAGGCAAGCTCTGGACAAAAATCATTCGTGAAATCACCGTTGCGGCTCGCGCCGGCGGCCCCGATCCCGACACCAACCCACGCCTGCGGATGGCCTGGGACAAGGCCACCGCGGCCAATATGCCCAAAGACAACATCCAGCGCGCCATACAGCGCGGCGCGGGTGCTGCCGACGGCGCCAATTACGAGGAAATCCGCTACGAAGGCTATGGCGTGGGCGGCGCAGCCGTTATTGTTGATTGCATGACCGACAACCGCATGCGCACCGTTGCCGAAGTACGCCACGCATTCAGCAAGCACGGCGGCAACCTGGGGCAAGAAGGCTCGGTAGCCTTTATGTTCAATCACTGCGGCCAATTCCTGTTTGCACCGGGCACCTCCGAGGAAGCCGTCATGGAGGCCGCCCTGGAAGCCGGCGCCGAAGACATCCACACCGATGAAGAAGGCATGATCGAGGTCATTACAGCGCCTGGCGACTACGCCGCCGTCAAGACGGCATTCGAGCAGGCCGGACTGATGCCCGAAGTTCAAGACGTCGTCATGAAGGCCCTGAACGAAGCCGAGCTGACCGGAGACGACGCAATCAAGATGCAGAAAATGCTGGATATGCTCGAAAGCCTGGACGACGTGCAGGAAGTCTATTCCACAGCCACCTTCGACGAGTCCAACGACATCGACGAGTAGCCACTCTTTTTAATTTACTTGAGCGCGCAAGCACCCACATCATGAAACTACTCGTAATCGGCGGCGGTGGCCGGGAACACGCACTGGCCTGGCGCCTGGCGCAGTCTCCACGCATACAAACGGTATATATCGCACCGGGCAATGGCGGAACGGCCCTGGCCGACAATATGCAAAACCTGGCCATCAGTTCCACTGACGACCTCATCGCCTTCGCCAAACAAGAAAAAATCGCCTATACCGTGGTGGGCCCCGAAGCCCCCCTGGCCGCCGGCATAGTCGACGCCTTCCGCAGCGCCGGTCTGAAAATTTTTGGCCCAACACAAGCCGCTGCCCAGCTGGAAAGCTCCAAAGATTACGCCAAGGCGTTCATGGTGCGCCATAACATCCCTACGGCCGCCTATCAAACCTTCACCGACCCCGCACAGGCCAAGACTTATATAACGCAGCAAGGCGCACCCATCGTCGTGAAGGCTGACGGACTGGCGGCCGGCAAAGGGGTGGTCGTGGCCACCGATCTGGCGCAGGCGCACGATGCGATCGACATGATGCTGGGCGACGGCTCGTTCGGGGCAGCGGGCGCACGAGTCGTCGTGGAAGAGTGCTTGATGGGCGAAGAAGCCAGCTTCATCGTCATGTGCGACGGCCAGCACGTCCTGGCATTGGCCACCAGCCAAGACCACAAGCGCCTGAAAGATCAGGACCAGGGTCCCAATACGGGCGGCATGGGGGCCTATTCACCGGCTCCGGTCATCACCCCTGCCCTGCACAATCGCATCATGCGGGAGGTCATCAACCCCACTCTGGCGGGCATGGCCAAAGACGGCATCCCCTATACCGGCTTCCTGTATGCGGGCTTGATGATAGGGCCTGGCCCCGATGCCGCGCGCGCGCTGAAGGTGCTTGAGTTCAATTGCCGCATGGGCGACCCTGAAACACAGCCCATCGTCATGCGCATCAAGAACGACCTGACTGAGGTTTTTGAACTGGCCGTCAATGGCCGCCTGGACCAGGCCACCATAGACTGGGACCGGCGCACAGCGCTGGGCGTGGTGATTGCCGCCCAAGACTACCCGGGCACACCCCGCACGGGCGACGTCATCAGCAGCCTGCCTGAAAACACCGATGAGTGCGTGGTGTTCCACGCCGGCACCCGCCTGGATGGCGCCGAGCTCAAAACATCCGGCGGCCGCGTGTTGTGCGTGACCGCACTGGGCGACTCGGTCAGGCGCGCCCAGGCCACCGCCTATGCCGCTGTG includes:
- a CDS encoding DMT family transporter: MNRQRALFAIHIAAVLFGLTGIFGELIQADAMVITAGRASFAVIALLAFIRYQGASPIRGIKPRDLVTLAIAGAMLAVHWVTFFIAVKIGGVAIATLGFASFPAFITLGEYFFLKERISVSEWLILLLVTLGLVLVTPSFNFQDDATIGLLWAVLSGFSFALFTLINRRAATHIPAQQVACWENLFVALLTLPFSVPAISQLGAMDWVWLALLGVMCTALSHFLLVASLMVLNARSAGIVIALEPVYAIAFAAVLFAQYPSMRAILGGALMVGAIIWSGLRKAEKKPA
- a CDS encoding tartrate dehydrogenase; amino-acid sequence: MSDAHKIAVIAGDGIGKEVMPEGLRVLDAVSARHGIKLEYDQLDWSSDYYAKHGRMMPEDWKTRIGGHEAIFFGAIGWPDIAPDHVVLWESLFKFRREFDQYINLRPVRLMPGVKSPLADRKPGDIDFFIVRENTEGEYSNSGGILFEGTQREIVIQESVYTRIGAERVLKFAYELAQKRGKHLTAATKSNGISISMPWWDDRVAEIGKQYPDVRWDKFHIDILCAHFVQRPDYFDVVVASNLFGDILSDLGPACTGTIGIAPSANLNPERKFPSLFEPVHGSAPDIAGKGIANPIGQIWSGALMLDFLGYPQASADVVKAIEVVLEHGPRTRDMGGSASTQEVGQAVAEQVAKG
- a CDS encoding helicase HerA-like C-terminal domain-containing protein; the encoded protein is MAEPIVIAKNDKVQSSLLPQLANRHGCITGATGTGKTVTLQVLAESFSRMGTPVFMADVKGDLSGISQAATPSPKLQERLNNLGLPEPMWGGSPVVFWDIFGEQGHPVRATVSDMGPLLLARMLELNDTQEGVLSLVFKVADDEGQLLLDMKDLRAMLQNVADRSAELRTRYGNVSSASIGAIQRSLLRLESQGADQFFGEPMLDIFDWIRTNEKGQGIVNILAANKLMQAPRLYAVFLLWMLADLYEGLPEVGDPEKPKFVFFFDEAHLLFNDAPKALLEKIEQVVRLVRSKGVGVYFVTQNPLDIPDTVLGQLGNRVQHALRAFTPRDQKAVKTAAETMRPNPGLDIEAAITELGVGEALVSMLDAKGRPTVTERVWMMAPGSRIGPATEAERQAIRSASLLGGKYDKMIDRESAYEILEKRASKAVEEAVDATDGTEAEAPQADTKGKAKPAQKEEEDSGLMGEVSDFLFGSTGPRGGRREGVVQSAVKSAVRSTATQLLRGVLGSLIGSRRR
- a CDS encoding YebC/PmpR family DNA-binding transcriptional regulator, producing the protein MAGHSKWANIQHRKGRQDAKRGKLWTKIIREITVAARAGGPDPDTNPRLRMAWDKATAANMPKDNIQRAIQRGAGAADGANYEEIRYEGYGVGGAAVIVDCMTDNRMRTVAEVRHAFSKHGGNLGQEGSVAFMFNHCGQFLFAPGTSEEAVMEAALEAGAEDIHTDEEGMIEVITAPGDYAAVKTAFEQAGLMPEVQDVVMKALNEAELTGDDAIKMQKMLDMLESLDDVQEVYSTATFDESNDIDE
- the purD gene encoding phosphoribosylamine--glycine ligase, producing MKLLVIGGGGREHALAWRLAQSPRIQTVYIAPGNGGTALADNMQNLAISSTDDLIAFAKQEKIAYTVVGPEAPLAAGIVDAFRSAGLKIFGPTQAAAQLESSKDYAKAFMVRHNIPTAAYQTFTDPAQAKTYITQQGAPIVVKADGLAAGKGVVVATDLAQAHDAIDMMLGDGSFGAAGARVVVEECLMGEEASFIVMCDGQHVLALATSQDHKRLKDQDQGPNTGGMGAYSPAPVITPALHNRIMREVINPTLAGMAKDGIPYTGFLYAGLMIGPGPDAARALKVLEFNCRMGDPETQPIVMRIKNDLTEVFELAVNGRLDQATIDWDRRTALGVVIAAQDYPGTPRTGDVISSLPENTDECVVFHAGTRLDGAELKTSGGRVLCVTALGDSVRRAQATAYAAVAQTHFDGQQYRSDIGWRALPGGTA